Genomic segment of Panicum virgatum strain AP13 chromosome 2K, P.virgatum_v5, whole genome shotgun sequence:
CAAAAAACATTCACACAATTTCAACACCAGATGCGATACATAGCTTGGAATCAGCTCCACCACTGATCACACTTTCCCCTTTCCACCAATCGGCACATAAAACCTGTAATAGCCAAAGTTAGCTAAGCAACTCATTCTTTTCCCCATTCCCTGAAATATGGAAAAAGAAACACCGCACAAAAGAATACCTTATCTTTGTGCGAGTCCACGGAAGCCAGTGGCCACTACAACAGGAGCAATATCATTAGTGACAATTTCATGCAATGATTTAAGGAGCAAATGATGTAAATAACGAGATTATTAGAATCATACTGCTGTTCTTAGATCCCACAACATGACTTTCCCATCAAATGAAGATGATACCAGATGGAACCAGGAGCTTGGATGCCATTTACAGGCAGTGATCCAGCTTGAGTGTGAGGAGAACTGAAAAACAGGAGCTAATGTTCCTGTTTTGAAGGAGGGAAACACATCAGCTAGTTAGAATATGGTCCAAGAAAGATAACTAATAATTGCAGTCATAATATGTTTACCAGGTTTGCGAGGGTCCCATACCCTCAGGACGGGGTCAGAGCCTCCAGCAGCAATCAATGAAGAGCCCTCACCGCCACAGTCCAAGCAATTCAAGGCCTTCCCACAAAACTGTGAAAAGGTTCAGGTGTAAAAGTTAAATAAGACGGATTTTGTTATGAAACAGAACAAGGTAGTTATAATATGAATTTGCAACATTTAAAAATCAAGAACTAAGTTGAGACTTCCATTTTTCGGGAAAACACAGGAGAAAATCATCACTAAAAGTGGAGATGCTGGTCAATTTGCATATGCAAATAGTTTTCTTCTAACTGTTATGCTAGCAGAAAACAGAACACTGTCCATACACCCCCTTTGCAACACAGAGATCAATTTAAGTGAGGGAAAATCATCAGGAGTCACATATGGAAACCAGTTATATAGAGTTAACTACATAATTTGGAATATAAAGAAACTGTACATACCATATTCCATGTTTCTTTCACTGTTTGGACATCCCACTGCCGAACAGAATGATCCCAAGATGCTGAATATATCGTTTGTTGACCAGGCCAGGTAACAGCAGTAACACATTGTTTATGTCCCAGAAACGTTGAAGTGGCTAAACCCTGGATTACAACAGGATCCAAACTGTCAGATGAGTGGGGTGTATCATGAATTCATGACTGGAAAGGGGGGAAAAAACCTACTAACATTAAGCAACATCCTTCTCTCTCAAAAACTTGGTAGCTGATGTACattaaatacatatataggttcTGAAAACCATTAGCCGACCCAAACCCAATAACTGAAACGAATTCATCTAATCGTAAAACAGCAGTATGGAAAGGTCAAGAGTAGGGTAGATCATGAACACAAATCATTGTTTTGTAGCTGAGTATCCCTATACTTTACAGGTCAGCACCTCAAGGACAAACCAATAAATATCAAATAAGCTGTGAAAATACATATCTCCCTAACTCACTCGAAGGTCCATGAATTCAGAGTAGAATGTAGCTAGTACCTCTAACTGGGACTCTTCAGGTCCAGATGAGTCAGAATTCATCCTTCTCTTCTTCAATGAAACAGCATCGCCATCTTCTTCAGATCCTTCAACAGCCCACAGCTTGACGGTGCTATCCCAGGAACCAGAACAGAGCTAGGTACCGAAAGAAGAGGTCAGAAGGAAACATGGATACAGTAAGTAAAAATAGCACTAAACATTGATGTGAAAGACCAGAATGAGTGATTATTACCATGTCACTTGAAGGGTCTACAGCGATACTTTGAACTGATGATGTATGCCCACGAAGAATTTTGTAAGCCCCGACCCGCTTTGGGTAGTCCATACTGACTGATGTATCACACTTCAGTAGTCCAAGGCATAATGAAAGATATAAGAAAAATATTATAATGGGTCAAGCAAGATTTCGGCttataaaatattaaaaaaaaaagtagattCTTTACCTTGTATAGCCGCAATGACCTATCCTTTGAGCCAGTCACTACATGCAGACTGCCCTCAGTTTCAACTCCTGCAATAACATGATTCATGCCAGTCACTTATAAAATAATATGAAAATGCGACAATGAAGCAGAAATAGTTTTTGAAAGGATGCCTTTTGTAACATAATGAGGAAAAGTTGTTATTTCAAGCATGCTGACCTTTATTGATGAACCTGGTAGAAGTAATTGCATCGCTGTGTCCCTCCAAAATTTGTGTACATATTGCAGCATCTTTCCATAATCTATATAAAAATCGAAGGGTAAGGTATGCAACGATCCACAAACTTGTAATAAATCTACCAGAGTTAAATAAAAGATTGTGTTTTGGGCTATACATACCTTGCAAGACCATCGTAGCATCCTGTTAATATGAATCTGCCAAGTGCCAAACAACAAGTAGTTTAGTAGTAATACAAACCACGTGAAAATAAACTTCAGATAAAGATTCAAGATGCAAAATGTTCATTTTAACAACAGAAATTATCAAATTCATCACTGCATATAGCTTCCTCTGATGTGATATTATGGAGGTGGAGAAGTGTTCTATTTGATTATTAACCTAATCTTCATAAAGTTCTCCTAGATAATCTGGTCCGTGCTATATTTTACAAACCAATGTCTATGTTAATTGGTGATTGGTTACTATGATTAAAGATGGGTGGTATAGGAGACAAATGAATTTTGTATGTAGAAAGGGAGATAATCTTAACATGGTACATTTGTCATCCTGTGATTTTTATTCCAACTGTACTCCTAGTTGTGTCAACACTACCCAAGTACGTGAAAGGAGCAACAGCAAAACAGGAACAGCAAGCTGCGAGCAAAATTGAGCTGAAGTGCACAAATGCCAGCATAGTCAAGATAAGTATTCAGAGAGATATCTGTGCAAGCAGAGTCATCTGATTCTTTTCAGAAACCAGCTGAACTAAAACCCTATATGATCAAGTTTCTGCACCAATTAATCTCCTACAAAACTAAGGCACATCGATCAAATTCAGAATTAAAACCCGGGTCATCCAGACAATACACATGTTTAGACGaatagcaacaaaaaaaaaggcattCCAATCCAGATAAGTTATTTCCACAGATATCAGGTTGCGCGCAAGCAACAAGGCATAAACCATACCTCGGGTTTGACCCATCGACCGCACTAACCCAGTCATCATGGGGGCAGGGTTCCTCCTGCTTCCTTGGCGCCACAGCTTTCACATACTCTAGCTCAAGCACCCTCTCCTGCAAAACATCACCCAATCCTCGCACAATTTACAACCACATCCTGACACAGCAACTCCTCcgggaggaaaaaaaaacaagcgtAAAGCAGCAAAAATCGTACCGCCGAGATGCCCTTGGCGAGGAGGAACTGCTGGAGCGGCAGCCGCACGAGCTCGCCGTCCACGAGGAAGTCGAAGGGCTGCGCCTTGTGGTCCGGTTCGGCTGCGCATCAGGAGCGAGTGAAGGGTTAGAAATCCGTGGCTCGTACAGCTCTATGGATGGCTGGGAATCGGCCGTGGggtgctcaccggcggcgaggaggctgttgacGATCTCGGAGAGGCCCATGCGGGAGAGGTCGGCGgggacggcgatggcggcgggcgTCGCCCGCAGTGGGGGCGGCAGCTTGGTAACGAAGCGCACGCGCACCTGGCGCGAGGGGTCAGCGtccatggctgcggcggcggacgggAGGACGGCGTTCGGCGTTGAGGTGGTGGTcgtcggcgtggcggcggcgggaagggTCGGGGAAGGGTTTTGTTGTTGGGAGTTCGAACTTGGGGTTTACTCGGTTAGGGTTTCAGAGATGCTGGCCCCAGTTTCAGGCAGACGACGGGGAGTACCCTTTTTTTTATACGCCCCTTTGCCGACTTTTTATTTATCTTCTGACGAGTACTTATgttctttttaattaaattttttgATTGACTTTCTAAATATCGCCGAAGTCCGATTTATAGTTCCAAACTCTAAACCTGGATACTTTGGCACTCAATCTATCAAAATCATTTGTTTTCATTCCTTGGACAGTtttaaacaattttttttgtcagTTTCAAAGTTTGTTTTGACGGATTTTTTTCCCATGTCGTCCATCACCGGTGCGTTAGCATcttctctattttctttttacCCTCTTTTTCTCTTGCTGTGAGAGATGTtcggtttttcttttttgaaggaAGATGTTCTCAGCCGTCGGTACTCGGTAGGCTTGAGCCCTAAATTTCTTGTCAAAATGACAAAAATCTGTAATTCTCTCTCTGGGTAATAAAGTCTcttttcctcgcaaaaaaaactgTCTATGAGTTAAATATACAACTTTAAGTTGGTTGAACTATCTCAAAGAAATTCATGCCCTCTTTTCCCTCGCATAAATATACATTTCCGCGGCCTCAGAGATGGGCCGAGCCCAACCTAACCTGCCCCCTTACTACAGCCATGCATGAACCGCACCCCGATCATGAAAAACATATCAGTTGGCCCAGCGCCCAGCCCAACCTCCTCGACCAGACTGCGTTTTCCTTCTCTGCCAGGCGCGGGCATGGATTCCGGCTTGAAGAATTGGATTCAGTAATGAGCAGCGAAAGTTTGGTCAGGCACTCAGGCAGACGCACTGTTTGGGGAGAAAAATACCAAGGGGTTTCCTCTACACGCGGGGGAAAATAAATTGCGGGCGTGCCAGTGTACTAATTACACAAAAATAAATAGACAAAGAACAAATTATGAACACATATTTTATTCATATTTTCCAACAATACAAATACAAGTTTCTTATATATATGGGCGCTCCATAGCCTGCCGTGGGGCAGATCGAACATGGGCGATGTGGTCTTCTGGTTTCTAGGGCCTCGGAAGGCTCCTAGTTAATTACATCTGCGAGATAGTCGCAGAACACCTCCGATTAAGCTGCAATGGTCGTCTTCTTCGATCTTCACTTTGCGTcctccatgcatgatgatgatgatggatgAATGCAGGCGCCGGCATTATCATGGCCTCGTCGGTCCATGGGCCGATGGTAACGTAGTCGAAACGTCGATGGCGGCCGCCCGTGCCGTTCGGCCTCGTCGGTCACGAACAGCAAGTACGGCAAGAGTCGTTGATGTAGTGCATGGTGGTGCTCAGTTCGATCAGTTGGATGTCAGATAGCGTAGCAAAATAGAAGTATCTTCAATAATCATCGTAGGGACTTGACAGGCGCAAATCCGGCCGGAACGCAACCCGCGACACAGACACGGGGTCTAGGCGATTGCAGCCCGATCGAAGACAGAACACATCGGCATCACTCCTCTCTCCGTGAACGTCGAGGATGAGGAGGCAGCACATGTTCACGTTGATCCAATCTGGTGGCTTCTAAACTTGTACAGGAACAACTCTTGACTTGATGCATGCAGGGCATCGTGGCCTTTCCTGGACAGATGTATCTCGGTGACATGAGCTGTTCAGAGACGACGAGCTCCAATGACCGGCTGCATGGCGGCGAGTTGGACAGCAGCGATCCGTGGCGGCGAGACGGTGATGAtctcggcggccggcgacgaggcgggCTGTTCATGGACGAGCTCCGGCAGCGATTCGCTGCACAAcggcgagccgcggcggcgatACGGCGACGGCGATCTCAGTGGCGGTCGGCGACGTGGCAGGCTGCTCACTGCGAGGAGCGACAATCTCCTTCATGGAGACCATGAGATGCCCACGATGATGTGCAGAACTCCTTCATGCATGCGTGCTGAAAGGAAACATGCAAGAACAAGAATAAAACAAATAAGATAGATCGATCTCAACCAGAGTTACCGGCGAGAAGGATGGGAGCCATGGAGTCGACGCCGAAGTGTTCGACGGCGACGACGTCAGTTGCGTGGTGTCTTGCGTGGTGTCGTGAAGCCGAGGCCGGAACTCCGCCGCAGGCCGCGGACTCGCTCGCCGGCGTCGTGTTCGTGATGGAGATGGCCTCACGGCAGTCGTCGTCATTGATCACGAACTCCGGCCGGCGGA
This window contains:
- the LOC120694016 gene encoding ribosome biogenesis protein WDR12 homolog; protein product: MDADPSRQVRVRFVTKLPPPLRATPAAIAVPADLSRMGLSEIVNSLLAAAEPDHKAQPFDFLVDGELVRLPLQQFLLAKGISAERVLELEYVKAVAPRKQEEPCPHDDWVSAVDGSNPRFILTGCYDGLARLWKDAAICTQILEGHSDAITSTRFINKGVETEGSLHVVTGSKDRSLRLYKCDTSVSMDYPKRVGAYKILRGHTSSVQSIAVDPSSDMLCSGSWDSTVKLWAVEGSEEDGDAVSLKKRRMNSDSSGPEESQLEGLATSTFLGHKQCVTAVTWPGQQTIYSASWDHSVRQWDVQTVKETWNMFCGKALNCLDCGGEGSSLIAAGGSDPVLRVWDPRKPGTLAPVFQFSSHSSWITACKWHPSSWFHLVSSSFDGKVMLWDLRTAWPLASVDSHKDKVLCADWWKGESVISGGADSKLCIASGVEIV